The following coding sequences lie in one Saccharopolyspora hordei genomic window:
- a CDS encoding MBL fold metallo-hydrolase yields MTHTTSFPADPRPRVVTLGTAGGPRWWSGEDAGKRAGIATAVLVGDRAYLVDAGHGVGRQLNLAGIPISSLRAVFLTHLHSDHTVDLASLAIFGMFALAEDQPAIRIIGPGDRGALPPVAPRAVVPPSPVFPEQPTPGTAAMFHHLMAAHATDLNDRVLDALRPSPLDRFRAEDIRIPEGIGYHPNDNPTPEGVQPFEVYADELVTVTATLVRHPPIAPAFAFRFDTAHGSATISGDTAPCENLVRLARDTDLLLHEAIDFDWVHRTYAGGGPTAQASIDHHTKSHTSPEQAVGIANAAGARALALHHLVPGTAPRSVWEAAAARCRGAFFVPDDLDVLPFGAISREGVVAS; encoded by the coding sequence ATGACCCACACCACAAGCTTCCCCGCCGATCCGCGCCCGAGGGTCGTCACCCTCGGCACCGCAGGAGGGCCCCGCTGGTGGTCCGGCGAGGACGCGGGCAAGCGCGCGGGCATCGCCACGGCCGTCCTCGTCGGCGACCGCGCCTACCTCGTCGACGCCGGGCACGGTGTCGGACGGCAGCTGAACCTCGCGGGCATCCCGATCAGCTCGCTGCGCGCGGTGTTCCTGACCCACCTGCACTCCGACCACACCGTCGACCTGGCGAGCCTGGCGATCTTCGGCATGTTCGCGCTGGCCGAGGACCAGCCCGCGATCCGGATCATCGGACCGGGCGACCGGGGAGCGCTGCCGCCCGTCGCGCCCCGCGCGGTGGTGCCGCCGTCCCCGGTGTTCCCCGAGCAGCCGACCCCGGGCACGGCGGCGATGTTCCACCACCTGATGGCCGCGCACGCCACCGACCTGAACGACCGGGTGCTCGATGCGCTGCGGCCCAGCCCGCTCGACCGCTTCCGCGCCGAGGACATCCGCATCCCCGAGGGCATCGGCTACCACCCGAACGACAACCCGACGCCGGAGGGCGTGCAGCCGTTCGAGGTCTACGCCGACGAGCTGGTGACCGTCACGGCCACCCTCGTGCGGCACCCGCCGATCGCCCCGGCGTTCGCCTTCCGCTTCGACACCGCGCACGGTTCCGCCACGATCTCCGGTGACACCGCGCCGTGCGAGAACCTGGTCCGCCTCGCCCGCGACACCGATCTGCTGCTGCACGAGGCGATCGACTTCGACTGGGTGCACCGCACCTACGCGGGCGGCGGTCCGACCGCGCAGGCCTCGATCGACCACCACACCAAGTCGCACACCAGCCCGGAGCAGGCGGTGGGCATCGCCAACGCCGCTGGTGCGCGAGCGCTCGCCCTGCACCACCTGGTGCCCGGGACCGCGCCCCGATCGGTGTGGGAGGCCGCGGCCGCCCGGTGCCGCGGCGCCTTCTTCGTCCCCGACGACCTCGACGTGCTGCCCTTCGGCGCTATCTCGCGCGAAGGGGTGGTCGCATCGTGA
- a CDS encoding MFS transporter produces MNPQTAEPTRESTSDSLNTREMRRILASSFIGSAIEFYDFILYATAASLVFGKLFFAGMPPAVGLFASFSTLAVGYVARPLGGAIFGHFGDRLGRKGVLILSMVLMGAATTAIGLLPTSAQIGVVAPTLLVVLRLVQGLAVGGEWGGAMLVALEHAPAKRRGFAASFANMGGPAGAVLATLVVAAFSALPDAQFLGWGWRVPFLLSAVLIGIGLLIRVKVAETPLFLDLEDRAERRKIPLLEVVTQYPRNLVLGIVAGMSSYTVQGLMTVWAVAHVIELGVDRTGVLNVKAVGAALTVVGIWFAARLSDRFGRKPVMLAGMVAGAVLAYPIVLLLQTGELWGFAIGLFLANGIVQGVIFGPFGAFVAELFPTRMRYTGASLAYQTASTLGAGFTPVIASGLVLAAGGDLWLVALVWALSFLVSAACVLAVREGRDVDLAGETK; encoded by the coding sequence GTGAACCCGCAGACCGCCGAGCCGACCCGCGAGTCCACATCGGACAGCCTGAACACCCGGGAGATGCGGCGCATCCTGGCGTCGAGCTTCATCGGCAGCGCCATCGAGTTCTACGACTTCATCCTCTACGCGACCGCCGCCAGCCTCGTGTTCGGCAAGCTGTTCTTCGCCGGGATGCCGCCTGCGGTGGGCCTGTTCGCCTCGTTCAGCACGCTGGCCGTCGGCTACGTCGCCCGCCCGCTCGGCGGCGCGATCTTCGGCCACTTCGGCGACCGCCTCGGCCGCAAGGGCGTGCTGATCCTGTCGATGGTGCTGATGGGCGCGGCGACCACCGCCATCGGCCTGCTGCCGACCAGCGCCCAGATCGGCGTCGTGGCGCCGACCCTGCTGGTCGTGCTGCGGCTGGTGCAGGGTCTGGCCGTCGGCGGCGAGTGGGGCGGCGCGATGCTCGTGGCGCTCGAGCACGCCCCGGCGAAGCGGCGCGGGTTCGCGGCGAGCTTCGCCAACATGGGCGGGCCCGCCGGTGCCGTGCTCGCCACGCTGGTGGTGGCCGCGTTCTCGGCGCTGCCGGACGCGCAGTTCCTCGGCTGGGGCTGGCGGGTGCCGTTCCTGCTCAGCGCGGTGCTGATCGGGATCGGCCTGCTGATCCGGGTGAAGGTGGCCGAGACGCCGCTGTTCCTGGACCTGGAGGACAGGGCCGAGCGGCGGAAGATCCCGCTGCTGGAGGTCGTCACGCAGTACCCGCGCAACCTGGTGCTGGGCATCGTCGCCGGGATGAGCTCCTACACTGTGCAGGGCTTGATGACGGTGTGGGCGGTGGCGCACGTGATCGAGCTCGGCGTGGACCGGACCGGCGTGCTCAACGTCAAGGCGGTCGGGGCGGCGCTGACGGTCGTCGGGATCTGGTTCGCCGCCCGCCTGTCCGACCGGTTCGGCCGCAAGCCGGTGATGCTCGCCGGGATGGTCGCCGGGGCGGTGCTGGCGTACCCGATCGTCCTGCTGCTGCAGACGGGCGAGCTGTGGGGGTTTGCCATCGGCCTCTTCCTGGCCAACGGCATCGTCCAGGGCGTCATCTTCGGGCCGTTCGGCGCGTTCGTCGCCGAGCTCTTCCCGACCCGGATGCGCTACACCGGCGCGTCGCTGGCCTACCAGACCGCCTCCACCCTCGGCGCCGGGTTCACCCCGGTGATCGCCTCCGGGCTGGTGCTCGCGGCGGGCGGCGACCTGTGGCTGGTCGCGCTGGTGTGGGCGCTGTCCTTCCTGGTCTCGGCGGCCTGCGTGCTGGCCGTCCGGGAAGGCCGCGACGTCGACCTGGCGGGCGAGACCAAGTAG